The DNA sequence AATATGAACAAAGGTCCGAATCAGATCATCCCGGTAATGAGCGGGCATTCCTTGCGCTACGGTCTGTTCCAGATTTTCCGTATGGGCATCCAGCTTGTCGCGCGCATTTTTTCCATAAACAGGTCCGGAACGCAGAATGACAAAGTTAGTCAGTTCCTTTTCTATAAAACGCTCGGACTTGATTTTTGCGTTGGCATATTTGCTCATACCATGATCATCTGCCATAGTCTGAAGCACATCGGTTTCTGAATAAGGTCCTCTCCCCCGGGCAAACACATAATCCGAAGAAAGGTAGACGAGTTTCGTTGACGGTGTCATGTGACTGATCAAATGAAGCAAACCTTCATCGCTCAACCGTTGTTCTTCAGCTCCAGCCATCAGCGCCCAAATAATGACATTGGGCTGGATTTCCTTATAAACCTGAGAGAAGTTCTCCGGATCATTCACATCAAGCTTAACCATGTTCTCTTTCGTTTCCTCATTCAAGTCCACACCGATTACTTGCAGCTTCTCTTCTTTTCGAAGAGCTTCATATATTGATGCACCAACATAACCTCCAGAGCCAAAAACAACAGCCTTCATTTTACTAAGCACCTGCCTTCCTATGATGGAAACCTGGCTAATTTCAATCTGATCAGGATACTTGCGAGCGTTTGCCCGTATTTCCTCTTATGAAACTCCAGAACGAATTCCAGCGCCCTTCGATGAATGGCTGCCAAAGCTTAAGCACAGGCTTGCTGGAAAGCACAAGTACAATCACCGCTGCCACAATGGCAAGTTCCGTTGCATCAATGATATTGTCAATAGAGAACAAATCTTGCTTGCGGAATGTCTGAATAAAGAAGCCGTGAAGCAGATAAACGTACAACGTCCTTGCCCCAAGCACTGTAAGTTTGAAGTGGCGTGACGGAATCCATGCAAGCACACTCGAGGCCATCACAACAGCTGTCACATAAACAAGACCGCGTGTGATTACGCCCATGAACGGAGATTCCAGCATGGAATATGGCTTCGATGCGAGCAGCCAACCGCTATCCAAATCTGGCATCCAATGAATAAACAATGCTACAGCTATCATGATGACAAGACCAGCGCCTTTAATAATAGGCTTCTTCAGCTGTTGTAATTGCTCAGTCCGCACCCAGAATCCTGCTAGGAAGAACGGGAAAAATACAAACGTTCTAGACAGGCTGAACAGCGAGCCGACTTCAGGAACATAACCGATCGCAAGACCAATCAATACTGCAAGCGCCAGTCCATATCTTGGACCAATTTTCTTGAACAAAATTAGCATGAGATGCCAGCTGAATAGACTGAACAGGAACCAGAGCGCCCATTGCGGATCAAACACACTGTTCATCCAGTTCTCTTTTCCAATTAAGAAATAAAACACCGTATACAGCGCCTGAAAAACAAGATACGGAAGCAGCAATTTTTTAGCCAGGTTGTATATATATGACTTATTCCCTGCTCCTTTTGCAAAAAAACCGGAGAGGAAAATAAACGCCGGCATGTGAAACGTATAGATCCATATGTACATTGTATGCAAGACACTCGAATCCTTTGTCGATGGCTGGATCAGATGGCCGAACACGACAAGGAAAATCAACAAAAGTTTCGCGTTATCAAAGAAAGCATTCCGTCCCATAGACAAAGCAGGTCACCCTTTTTATTCATTCTGAAGTCAGACTCAAAGCCCGTATTATATAGCAAACATACCCGAATTCACACAGGATAAGCACGCAATATACGAAACGTAATCAGATTGTGATATAGCTGAAAAAAGCCCGTAAGATTGTTGGAAAGGGAAGGCAAATGCGGTAAATTGCACTCGGGGAATGATGGAAAAGGGGTTTGCGCGTGATTCTAACTGTTGCACACAATTTCAACGTTCGCAAAAGTGTTACTCTTCCCATACCAAATGTCTTCCTTAACTCCAACAAAAAAAGCGCACTGTAAACACAGCACACTTTCCTTCCTTCTATTCCAATGTTGCTTCCAACCCAATCTCCACATTCCCTTGAATGGCGCGGGAAATCATGCAGCTCGTTTCCGCTTTTTCAGTAAGCCGTTTTAACAGGCTGCGGTCTTTATCACTCGCCTCCGCTTTCAGAGCGACATATGGCTTATGAGTGATTTTTCGGTAAGTGAGCACACCTCTTTCTTCCTCAACAATCGCTTCAGATTCCATAGACATCCGTTCGAGCGGAAGATTTGCCCTTTCAATCATCGCTGCCAGAGTAATGATGTAACAAGTTGCCGCAGCACCTAGAAGCATTTCATCCGGATTCGTCCCGATTCCAGGACCATTCATTTCCGGCGGGATGGACACTTTTGTCTGCAGATTGCCTACACTGATGAAGCCTTCGCTGTTTCGTCCCCCTGGCCATTCTGCTTTCAAATGAAAATGATGTTCTGCCATTCCAATTCCCCCTAAAAATTATTGCTCGTACAGGACTTCACCCATTCCTGTAGTATCATAGCCAACTGAAGCAAGCTCTTCCTGCAAGTCAACCGAACGAAGCAAATCTTTCACATGCTGTATGAGTTTCTCAGTATGCTGATTTTTTAAAAGTACGATATCATATTGCTCCGTAATCATTGGGACAAAATCAACATTCGCACTTCCAGCAACACGTGAAATCCCGACGCCCGCATTAGCACGTCCTGCTGCCACAGCACCTGCAACTGCAAGATGACTCGTATAGATTGAATCATAACCCGCAACAGAGTCCTTGCCAATCCCGTTCAGCCTAAGTTGTTCATCAAGCAACACTCGCGCACCCGCTCCCGGCTCACGATTTGCAATCGTAATGCCAGGCTTCGCAAGGTCCGGCCATTCACTTATATTTTCCGGATTTCCTTTCTGAACATAGATCCCAGCTTCCCGCTTGATGAAATGCAGCACGACAAAAGATTGGCTGACGAGCAGTTTCCGAATATACGGTATATTATACGTCTTTGTATCGCCGTCAAACAGATGCGTGCTCACAATATCTGCTTCACCGCGGTACATGGAGACGAGACCGTCAAGGCTGCCGCTTTGAGAACGGAGCGGCTGACCTGCCCCTTTTCCTTCAAGCTCCCGTGCAAGCAAATCCATGCACGGATCCTGACCGCTAATAATAATCCTACCGGCAGTCGCAGACACTTCATTTTCAATAACTTCGACCGGCTTGAGATTACTTCCTCTTCCTCGCTGTTTATATGCTTCAAGCGCCGTCCGCTCAATCCGCATCTGCCGGCCAACACGATATGCCTCAAGTTCATCCTTTTTAATAAGGTCATAAACTGTCAGCTTAGACACTTTGAGAAGACGCGCCACTTCCTCAACGGTATAGATTTCTTCTTCTAGCAAAAGAAACACTCCATTTTCATATCCGGTTTTCATTTGTATTGATAGGATATATTTAGTTATAATCTATTATAATTAGATATAATTCATTTTAAAAGAAAGGTGTTATGCTTTATGAAAAAAAGCTCCCTTCTAGTTATTTCCCTATTGCTGACAGTAATGCTCGCAGCTTGTGGAACTACAAATGACAGCAAGAAAGAGGATAAATCATCAAACAAAAACAATTCAAAGCCGGAACTGACTATTTCAGCTGCCGTGAGCCTGACAGATGCACTGGAAGAAATGAAAAAAGACTTCGAGAAAGTTCATGACGTCAAAGTGAAATTCAATCTTGGCAGCTCGGGAACACTCGCCCAGCAAATCCAGCAAGGCGCACCTGCCGATGTCTTTATTTCTGCCAACCAAGATTGGATGGACAAGCTGGAGCTGAGTGGCGACATAAAGAAAGGTACACGGTCTGATGTTACAGGGAACAGGATCGTTCTTATTACTAAAAAAGACGGGGAATCAAAGGTAAAGAAAATCAAAGACCTTACAGCAAAAAATGCCGGACAGATTGCAATCGGCAATCCTGAAAGTGTTCCTGCTGGAGCATACACGGAAGACACGCTTAAGCATTTGAAAAAATGGGACAAGCTGAAGAACCACTTCATCATGGCAAAGGACGTACGCCAAGTACTCACTTATACAGAAACGGGAAATGCCGACCTTGGATTCGTATACGCAAGTGATGCTGCAACTTCTAATAAAGTTAAAATCATCGATACAGCGGACAAATCATGGCACGAACCGATCATCTATCCTGGAGCTGTTACAACAGATTCAAAATATGAAATACCAGCAAAGGAATTCCTCGACTATATGAAATCGAGCAAAGGACAGGAAATTCTTAAAAAATACGGATTCGAGAAGTAAGCAGGTATTCTAATGGAACAAATGGACTTCTCACCATTTTGGCTTTCAATTAAAACGGCGGCAATTGCGACCTTATTCGTTTTCGTCGCTGGCACATTCTTGGCGCGGCTCATCAGCCGGCGCCAGTTTTTCGGCAAAAGCGTCTTAGAAGCGGTCATCCTGCTGCCACTCGTCCTGCCGCCAACCGTTGTCGGCTTTGGTCTGCTTTATATATTCGGTAAAAATGGCTTCATTGGCAAGCCCCTCATCAAGTATTTCGATTTCCAGATTGTTTTCTCCTGGTGGGGTGTACTGATTGCAGCAATCGTTGTCGCGTTTCCTTTAATGTACCAAAGTGCTTCAGCTGCCTTCCAACAGTACGACCCGAACTTGGAAAACGCCGCTCGCACAATGGGCGCTTCCGGCTGGCGGATTTTCTGGACAATCAGCTTCCCGCTCGCATGGCCTGGACTTTTATCTGGGCTCGTCCTCACCTTTGCTCGCGCGCTCGGCGAATTCGGCGCCACACTCATGGTCGCCGGCTATATTAAAGGCGTCACAGACACGATTCCGCTTGCTATTTATTTCTCCGTCGAATCCGGAAACATGGACGCTGCTAAACTTTGGGTACTCGTCATCGTTGCACTCGGATTCTCTGCCATACTCTGGCTGAACTGGTGGAGCCGGCGTAATATGCAGAAGCATACTAGATAGGAGGATGCCTTATGCTCGACATAGCGATCAAAAAGAAACTCTCTCATTTCACACTCGATGTTGCCATTCGGACATCCGCCGATATCATCTCTCTGTTCGGCCCATCTGGTTCTGGCAAAACGACTATCCTAAATTGTCTGGCAGGCCTTGTAAAACCAGATGCTGGTCATATTACATTGAAAGACCGAACCATGTTCCAGCAAGGAAAAACGAACCTTCCTGTCCAGCAGCGCCGCGTCGGCTATCTCTTTCAGGACTATGCACTATTCCCACATATGACCGTATGGAAAAACATCATCTATGGCATGAAAAACGAGGAATTTGCAAAGACACTGATGGAGCAATTGAATATTACCCATCTTGCAAAACAATATCCAAAGGCAATATCCGGCGGTGAAAAGCAACGTGTCGCACTTGCCCGTGCACTCGCTACAGAACCCGATCTCCTCCTTCTCGATGAACCATTTTCCGCATTGGATGAAAAAACACGCGAGCGTGCTTATGAAAAACTGTTGCGTATCCATAAAGAATGGCAAATTCCGATCGTGCTCGTGACCCACCAGCATGATGAAGCGCTAAATCTCGCCAATCGGATCTATTACTTAGATAGTGGAAAAATCATTTCCGAGAAGGTGACCAAGCTTGCGAACGTATAGAACACCCCGACTGGCATTAAGCCAATCAGGGTGTTCTTTTATGCAGTGCATGAAAGTAAAATATAGCGCTGACCCCTTCACTCCGAACAACAAAAAACGCCTCCCCCTATTATTCATAGAGGAAGACGCAAATCATTACTTCGCTTTGGCTACTGTCACTTTCACTTGCTTGCTATTACGTTTTGCAGGATCTACACTCTTCGCATAAAGGACTGTGCCCGCTTTTTGTTTAGCCATTTTCAATTTAAACTGACCTTTGGAATTCACCGCACCTTGAGCAATAACCTTTTTCGACTTGTTCGTCAGTACGACTTTTGTATCAAGTGGAGCTGTTCCTGTTGCATAGCTCGACTTATTCGTCACTTTGTTCACTTTCGGAGAGGCAGGTGCTTTTCCTTTTGCGACGTAAGTTCGAACTGTCGTCTTCACATCTCCAGCAGATACTGTTACATAAAGCTCTGTCTTGTTCGTCTGAGCCGGAATCTTCATCGAGAAGGCCCCTTTAGTATTTACAGTGCCCTTTGCCAAGACTGTTTTACCTTTTTTCACTTCGACCTTGGCACCTTTGACTGCTGTTCCAGTTATGATTCTTCGATTATCAAGCACTGGTTTCAACTTCACATTAAGGTCGACTGCACTGAAAGCATTATATGCATTCAATCTGCCGAAGCCTGCATGCATATCCGAACCCGCCGGAACATCCGGCTTAACTTCCACTAGATTGCCATCTTTGTCCACTTCGTATTCCCCAGAGAATTCTTCCGGCTCTTCTGAAGGAACGAACGTATTCTTTTTCGCTGTCTCTTTCAGTGCTGTACGAACATCAGCAAACTTCAGCTTCGGATTGCGTGAAAGCATGAGGCCGACTGTCGCTGAAACATGAGGAGCCGCCATGGACGTTCCGCTCATATATGTGACATTTCCATTCGGTACAAGGCTTGGAATATTAGAGCCAGGCGCCACAAGATCTAAAGCATTTCCATAGTTGGAGAAGTCTGATACGACGTCAAGTGAGTTCGTACCACCAACAGAAATTGTATACTTGGAAGCAGCTGGGTAGCTCAGTTCAGGTACGTTTTCATTACCGCTCGCCGCGACGATGATAATACCTTTTGAATAGGCATATTTCAATACATATTCCAGCGTTCGGCTGTATTCACCGCCAAGGCTCAAGTTGATTACTTTAGCGCCATGATCTGCCGCATATTTGATACCATAAGCAATCTCTTCTGTATCACCAAATCCTGCTGCATTCAAGACCTTTACAGGCATGATGCGGGCTTTTTGGTTGATACCAGCCATTGAGTAATCATTATTAGCAGCAGCTGCGATGATACCAGCCACATGTGTTCCATGTCCGTAATCATCTGTAGCAGGTTCATTTGGATCTACGAAGTTCTTGCCGATAGACATATCAACAGAGTTCTTCAAATCAGTCAGCGAATTGTCAACACCCGTATCGACAACAGCGATGACCGTTTGTTTCAGATTGCGTTTATTAACTAGGTTCTGCAAGGCTGCATTCCGAATATCTGCGCCATTTGTGCCACCATTTTGTCCTCTGTTCGAGAGTGACCACTGATAAGAATACTGAATGTCCTCAGAATGAACTTGATACTTCTGTGCTTTTTCAACATACTCAACTTCCGGCAGCGCTTCTATCTGCTTTGCAGCTGATGTAGCAGTTGCAGAAACAGCTTTTGCACTCATTCCCTT is a window from the Aciduricibacillus chroicocephali genome containing:
- a CDS encoding sugar nucleotide-binding protein, with product MKAVVFGSGGYVGASIYEALRKEEKLQVIGVDLNEETKENMVKLDVNDPENFSQVYKEIQPNVIIWALMAGAEEQRLSDEGLLHLISHMTPSTKLVYLSSDYVFARGRGPYSETDVLQTMADDHGMSKYANAKIKSERFIEKELTNFVILRSGPVYGKNARDKLDAHTENLEQTVAQGMPAHYRDDLIRTFVHIEDLSKIVAEMALNDRTGVYHVGPAKQESFYEFMRKQAKQAGYDEALVKKEERKLQMNLPQNTALLTDRLRMITSQQMR
- a CDS encoding acyltransferase family protein, yielding MGRNAFFDNAKLLLIFLVVFGHLIQPSTKDSSVLHTMYIWIYTFHMPAFIFLSGFFAKGAGNKSYIYNLAKKLLLPYLVFQALYTVFYFLIGKENWMNSVFDPQWALWFLFSLFSWHLMLILFKKIGPRYGLALAVLIGLAIGYVPEVGSLFSLSRTFVFFPFFLAGFWVRTEQLQQLKKPIIKGAGLVIMIAVALFIHWMPDLDSGWLLASKPYSMLESPFMGVITRGLVYVTAVVMASSVLAWIPSRHFKLTVLGARTLYVYLLHGFFIQTFRKQDLFSIDNIIDATELAIVAAVIVLVLSSKPVLKLWQPFIEGRWNSFWSFIRGNTGKRSQVS
- a CDS encoding OsmC family protein, coding for MAEHHFHLKAEWPGGRNSEGFISVGNLQTKVSIPPEMNGPGIGTNPDEMLLGAAATCYIITLAAMIERANLPLERMSMESEAIVEEERGVLTYRKITHKPYVALKAEASDKDRSLLKRLTEKAETSCMISRAIQGNVEIGLEATLE
- a CDS encoding helix-turn-helix transcriptional regulator, whose translation is MLEEEIYTVEEVARLLKVSKLTVYDLIKKDELEAYRVGRQMRIERTALEAYKQRGRGSNLKPVEVIENEVSATAGRIIISGQDPCMDLLARELEGKGAGQPLRSQSGSLDGLVSMYRGEADIVSTHLFDGDTKTYNIPYIRKLLVSQSFVVLHFIKREAGIYVQKGNPENISEWPDLAKPGITIANREPGAGARVLLDEQLRLNGIGKDSVAGYDSIYTSHLAVAGAVAAGRANAGVGISRVAGSANVDFVPMITEQYDIVLLKNQHTEKLIQHVKDLLRSVDLQEELASVGYDTTGMGEVLYEQ
- the modA gene encoding molybdate ABC transporter substrate-binding protein, with protein sequence MKKSSLLVISLLLTVMLAACGTTNDSKKEDKSSNKNNSKPELTISAAVSLTDALEEMKKDFEKVHDVKVKFNLGSSGTLAQQIQQGAPADVFISANQDWMDKLELSGDIKKGTRSDVTGNRIVLITKKDGESKVKKIKDLTAKNAGQIAIGNPESVPAGAYTEDTLKHLKKWDKLKNHFIMAKDVRQVLTYTETGNADLGFVYASDAATSNKVKIIDTADKSWHEPIIYPGAVTTDSKYEIPAKEFLDYMKSSKGQEILKKYGFEK
- the modB gene encoding molybdate ABC transporter permease subunit produces the protein MDFSPFWLSIKTAAIATLFVFVAGTFLARLISRRQFFGKSVLEAVILLPLVLPPTVVGFGLLYIFGKNGFIGKPLIKYFDFQIVFSWWGVLIAAIVVAFPLMYQSASAAFQQYDPNLENAARTMGASGWRIFWTISFPLAWPGLLSGLVLTFARALGEFGATLMVAGYIKGVTDTIPLAIYFSVESGNMDAAKLWVLVIVALGFSAILWLNWWSRRNMQKHTR
- a CDS encoding sulfate/molybdate ABC transporter ATP-binding protein, which encodes MLDIAIKKKLSHFTLDVAIRTSADIISLFGPSGSGKTTILNCLAGLVKPDAGHITLKDRTMFQQGKTNLPVQQRRVGYLFQDYALFPHMTVWKNIIYGMKNEEFAKTLMEQLNITHLAKQYPKAISGGEKQRVALARALATEPDLLLLDEPFSALDEKTRERAYEKLLRIHKEWQIPIVLVTHQHDEALNLANRIYYLDSGKIISEKVTKLANV
- a CDS encoding S8 family peptidase; the protein is MDRTGRIQLLSITMVLSLILGLMLPFAPSKVAKAEENDSELINQAAEVKSGDSIEATFDKPGIRWYVFKPNLNDIKKFTHVELNLKSKDLLNISIYSSKKNALEEKTFGQYRAGTDYSMKPAEVAFPYAWDGPYYIKVEYFGKAEIEEIKSPETTPDSNAESETNKDTVTTEQEEVTSDTEEELDLSTTYTLSVKDVKKQPAKEDELSSCPVEMSAAAKKSGGKALLQSIRQFRDGTLAKSQAGREMSALYYKAAPFVMVKVAKDSNARDRVYKNLMTLQPLIKDLNNNGLDSSYVISKSEQAAIEELYNFVADASPGILNKEMQKLANKAGIKSLAGDQAASTMTKMGVKLSGGSGTGGKLLIKMKPGKSVDSISAARSVKSYNVSKAEPVDEDDTMLKDLYVFDLEEQLPKGMSAKAVSATATSAAKQIEALPEVEYVEKAQKYQVHSEDIQYSYQWSLSNRGQNGGTNGADIRNAALQNLVNKRNLKQTVIAVVDTGVDNSLTDLKNSVDMSIGKNFVDPNEPATDDYGHGTHVAGIIAAAANNDYSMAGINQKARIMPVKVLNAAGFGDTEEIAYGIKYAADHGAKVINLSLGGEYSRTLEYVLKYAYSKGIIIVAASGNENVPELSYPAASKYTISVGGTNSLDVVSDFSNYGNALDLVAPGSNIPSLVPNGNVTYMSGTSMAAPHVSATVGLMLSRNPKLKFADVRTALKETAKKNTFVPSEEPEEFSGEYEVDKDGNLVEVKPDVPAGSDMHAGFGRLNAYNAFSAVDLNVKLKPVLDNRRIITGTAVKGAKVEVKKGKTVLAKGTVNTKGAFSMKIPAQTNKTELYVTVSAGDVKTTVRTYVAKGKAPASPKVNKVTNKSSYATGTAPLDTKVVLTNKSKKVIAQGAVNSKGQFKLKMAKQKAGTVLYAKSVDPAKRNSKQVKVTVAKAK